The Pseudoalteromonas carrageenovora IAM 12662 DNA window AAAACCCTAAATTAGCTCACTTAATTAAGCAATTGGCAGAAGAACATTTGAACTGTGTATTAAAGCGCCTTATTCTTTTAAACATAAACAACATATGCGCGAGAGCCACTTGCACTTAACAACTTCAAAGCTTGAAAAAACAGCCTTATTACTTTGCATTAGTTTATCTATTGTCGCTTTTTTATTTCCTGAATTACTAACGACAAACTTGCAGCCAGTTATTAATGATTTATTAGGCTTGTTAGGAGCACCATTTTTTATTTTGGTAAATCTTCTACTATTTGCGGTAATTGCCATTGCGGTTAGCCCAATTGGGCAACGTAAAATGGGTGGAGAACATGCCCAGATTGAATTTAGTCTGTTTGGCTGGCTTTCTATGCTTTTTGCGGCGGGTATGGGGTCTGGGTTAATTTTTTGGGGCGTAGCTGAACCTGCACTTCATTCAGTTAATTCTGTACTAAAACAAAGTTTATATGCAAACACTCAAACTAGTGGCTTGGCGCTTACACTTGTAAATTGGGGAGCGCATGCATGGGCACTGTATGCGGTGTTTGGTTTAGTTTTAGGAGAGCTTAGTACTCAAAGTGGTAACGCTGGCGATATAACAGCGCCTGTAATTAATGCAACCAAAGGGGTTATTAATAGAGGTTGGCAATTAAAGTTGAGCTTTAGTATTAAACTTATAGCCATATTTGCAATATTTTTTGGCGTCGTAGGGACTATTGCAAACTCAACGTTATTGCTTCGTAAAGGATTGGAGTTAAAGCTTGGCGTTGAGTCGGTATTGCTTTCAGGTTTTATTATAATTAGTTTGATCGTTATTTTATATACGGTTTCTGCAAAGCTTGGCCTGAAAAAGGGTGTTCAAGCGCTGAGTAAGTTTAATGTTTTTTTAGCTTTTGGGCTGATTATATGGTTATTATTTTATGTACCGATAAAACCAATTATTGATATAGCAATAGGGGGTACTTGG harbors:
- a CDS encoding BCCT family transporter, producing MHLTTSKLEKTALLLCISLSIVAFLFPELLTTNLQPVINDLLGLLGAPFFILVNLLLFAVIAIAVSPIGQRKMGGEHAQIEFSLFGWLSMLFAAGMGSGLIFWGVAEPALHSVNSVLKQSLYANTQTSGLALTLVNWGAHAWALYAVFGLVLGELSTQSGNAGDITAPVINATKGVINRGWQLKLSFSIKLIAIFAIFFGVVGTIANSTLLLRKGLELKLGVESVLLSGFIIISLIVILYTVSAKLGLKKGVQALSKFNVFLAFGLIIWLLFYVPIKPIIDIAIGGTWDYIQLITTGTWQLESVLKNPEWANGWTYNYYFWWLAWGPFVGVFLAKISQGRPVWQYIVGVVFVPTFVTIIWFSVFSGSAIAWDQTHNAGILAAIKADYTQGLFVFFAQLGWQGSILIWSSLLLLLIFVATSADSAILVIKELSSSNKNMHTNNSASLYGWSFALGLCAFVLLVQNNEPLNRSVAIIGALPFLVIFILQLVGFIKEFVSEFKH